TCTCGCTCAGTGCGGCGAGAGCCGCCGAGGCCTCGATATGGAGGGGGCTCTTGAGCGCTGCCAGAGCGTCCCGGGCGGTGAGAAGTGTCTGCCGGGCCTCGGGGTGCCGCGTGCCGCTGAGGGCACGGCCCAGGTCCAGGCGGGCGTGTTCAGCCCAGATGGGCATGTGTGCCGCCTCGAAGTCGGCGAGTGCCTGGCGCAGTGGTGCCTCGGCCTGGTGCCAGCGCTCCAGGGCCACGAGGTCGTTGCCGATCTGCTGCCGGGCCACCGCGTGGTAGAGCGCGACCAACTCGGCCGTACGGCCGGGAATCCCCGTCCGGCAGATCTGCTCGCTGCGGCGGTGGATCTCCAGTGCCTCGGCGGCTCGGCCGATGTGCCGCAGCAGGTTGCCCAGGGTGTTGAGCATGGTCAGTTCGGCGAGCCGGGACTCGGGGGAGTCCAGCGCGGCGAGGCAGCGGGCCGACTCCCGCAGCCGGTCGTGCGCGTCCTCCACTCGGCCCTGCCGGTGCAGCGCGCCCGCGCCGTAGCCGAGCGCCCAGCCCTCTTGCAGGCCGTCCGCGCAGTCCCGGGCCGCCACCAGTGCGGCGTCGGCCGCGGTCAGGGCGGCTTCGGGATTGTGGGCGCAGAGGTTGTGGGCCCAGGCGAGGTAGTTGAGGTGGACCGCCTCCTGCCGACGGTCGCCCAGCGCGCGTGCGGAGTCGCCGGCGCAGGTGAACACCTCCACCCACTGCTCCCAGTGCTGGGTCATGTCGGAGAACCAGTGCATGGCCTCCGCCGTGTCCAGCACCTCCCGGTGCCAGGCATTTCGGTGCGCCCGGTGCAGCGCGGCGAGCCACTGCGCCCGCTCGGCCTCCAACCAGGCCCGCGCCTGGCTCTTGCCGACCGGCGCCGTCTCGGGATCGGGGTCACCGGCGGGCATGGACCGCTCCTGGTGGACCTCGTAGTGCAGCGCGGCGACGGTGGCCCGGCTGAGCATCCAGCGCGCCGTACGGTCCAGGGCGGCCTCGCGCACGTCCGGACCGTCCTCCGCCTCGGTCTGTTCGAGGGCGTAGAGCCTGAGCAGATCGTGGAAGCGGTAGCGCTCGGCGACGGCGTCGCTCTGGAGCAGCCCGGCGTCGGTGAGTTCCTCGGCGCAGGCGACGGCCTGGTCGTAGGAGAGGCCGGCCAGCAGGGCGCCGGTCTCGGGACCGAAGTCGGGTCCTGCGGCCAGCGCGGCGCGGCGCAGGAAAGTCCGTGTGTCGGGCGGGAGTTGACGGTAGGAGAGGGCGAACGCGGCACGTACCTGGAGGCTTCCGGCCTGGAGGCCGTCGAGACGGCGCCCTTCGGCGGCCAGGCGGGTGGCGAGTTTGGTGAGGCGCTCGTGCGGCCGGCTGAGGAGGCGTTGACCGGCGATGCGGACCGCCAGGGGAAGGTGCCCGCACAGGTCGGCCAGGTCGCGGGCCGCCTGGGCCTCGGCCTGGACACGTTGCGGTCCGAGGATGCGGGTGAGGAGCTCCACCGCCTCCTCGCGGCGCAGCAGTGCCAGATCGGTGCGATGGACGGACCCCAGACCCGCCAGGGAGTTACGACTGGTGACCAGCGTCAGTGACGAGCCGGTACCGGGCAGCAGGGGAAGGACCTGATCCTCGTCGACTGCGTTGTCGAGGAGCAGGAGCACCCGGCGGTCACTGAGCAGGGAACGCCACAGGGCGGCGCGCTCGTCGAGGCCGTTGGGCAGCGCGGCGTCGGCGATGCCCATCGCGCCGAGGAGCCGGGCCAGCGCGTCCCTGGGCGGCGTCGGCTCGGCGTCCATGCCGCGCAGGTCCAGAGCGAACTGTCCGTCGGGGAAGTCAGGGGCGAGGCGATACGCGGCGTGGACGGCGAACGCCGTTTTCCCCAGCCCGGGTTGACCGGTGATCACCGAGACCGCGGAGACCGGGGGCTCGACGCCGCCGGGTTCCCCGTCCCCCACCTCTGCTGCCAGCTCCAGCAGCCGGGCGAGCGCCGGGCCCCGCGCGGTGAAGTCCCGGATGTCGCGCGGCAGGGCCAGGGTGTTGGGGCCGGCAGGGCCCGCGACGGCGCGGGGACGCGGGCGGCCCAGCGCTGCGGACTGCTCCAGCCGCGCCGCGTCGTCGGCGCTCAGCTCCAGCGCTTGTGCGAGTGCCTGGACCGTGCGGCGCTGCGGCCCGAGCGTGCGTCCGCGTTCCATGTCGGCCAGTGCTCTGACGCTGATTCCGGCTGCCTCGGAGAGCGCCTCCTGGCTGAGCCCGGCGCGGGTCCGGAAGTGCCGCAGTCGCTGCCTGAATTCGTCGCCGGCGGGTGTGGCACCGCGCACCGCTGAGATCCCCGATCGTCCGGCTCCCCCTGTGCGAGCCTCCGGCAGAAGTATGACGGACGGTACTTCTGCCGGGAGAACTGCCTGGTGGCGAAGGTTTCGCGGTGATCGACTGAGGTCCGACGCGCAAGGTGCCGCAGGCCCCGCATACACGCGTCATGCCCACCAGATCATCCCGGCCGCCGGGGAACAGACCGACGGCTGTGCACCACTTCACGGGGGAACCCATCATGACCGCTCTCTTCACCCGTTCCACGATGCTGGCCGTCGCCGGTACGGCACTCGCCCTTTCCCTCACCGCCTGCCAGAGCGGTGAGGACGACAACGCGGCGGCTACGTCGCCCACTTCGGCCACCGCGACGGTGTCGGACGGCGCGTCCGCCGCGGCGACCGTCACGTCCTCGGCCGGTTCGACGGGGGCGGGTACGTCTTCGGGAGCGGCGGACTCCAGCACCTCCAACGACTCCTCCGGCCGGCAGACGAGCACCTCCACCCCGGTGTGCGCAGCCGCCGACGTCACCATCACGGCGGCCAAGCAGGACGGCCCGCCCTACACCCACCTCGTTCTCACCGCGAAGAACACCTCCGGGCACTCCTGCCGTCTGGCGGGCTTCCCGCACGTCCAACTCCTGGAAAGCCACAAGCAGGACGTGTCGCCCGTCGCCAAGAGCAAGCCCGCCGCCCCGGTCGTCCTGTCCGCCGGAGCCCCCGCCTACGCCCTGCTCAAGGTCTCGGACGGCGGCACCGACGAGGACAACGAACCCGTGTCGGCGTTCTCGGTCACCCTGGAGGGGGACTCGTCGGTCATCGCGGTCTCCGCGCCCGGATCGGACGGCATCGCCGCCGACCCTGCCCAGGCCCTGGTCGGCTACTGGACCCCCGAGCTCCGCAACGGCGCGGACGACTTCTGACCGCCTCGCCCCTTCCCGGCGGTTGCTCCGCCGGGAAGGGGCGTCCTCGACCCGCGCTCGTCTCTTCGGGATGCCGCACCAACCGCACCAACCGCACCTGCCGCGCGTCGCTCTCGGTGTGTGGTTCAGATGGGGCTGCCTCGTTCGCAGACGCGGCGGGCGACCTCGCGGAGTTTGGTGTTGGTCTCCTGGGAGTAGCGGCGCAGGGCGTCGAAAGCCTGTTCCTCGGTGAGGTGGTGGGTGGCCATGAGGATGCCCATGGCCTCACCGATCAAGTGCCGCGTCGCGACAGCCTGTTCCATTTCCGCGTGGGTGCGAGCACTGGAGAAGGCGACCGCGGCGTGCGAGGCCAGCAGCCAGGCGGCCAGTTCACTCTCCGCCGTGAACGCTCCGGGCCGGCGGGAGTAGAAGTTCAGTGCGCCGAAGTCGTCGGCGTCGGTGAACAGCAGGATGCCCATCATGCTGCCCACCCCCAGTTCGTTGGCTTGGGGAGCGAAGGAGGGCCAGCGCTGGATCTCGGCAGTCAGGTCCGGGATCCGGTAGACGCGCTCGCCGTTCGGGTGGCGCGCGGCGTCGAAACAGGGCCCCTCGCCCAGGTCCCGTTGCAGGGCGTCGCTGGCGGTGACCAGCTGTTCGGTGGGTGCGAAGCTGCCCTGCTCCCTGCCGTGCAGTACCAGGATTCCGGAAGCATCGCAGCCCGCGACCAGCTCGGTCGCCGATGCGGTGATCCGCTGGAGGGTCCCGGTCAGAGAGTCCTGCGCCAGCAAGTTCCGTGCCATCGTCGCCATCTGCTCCGCGAACCGGGCCCAGTCCACGATTCCTCCCGTACTCGATTGGGCCTGTCAGAGGCCGTCTACCCAGGATCAGCCCCCACCCCTCGCCCCGGGCGGAATCCCCCATGGACGCCCCACTCACAGGAAGCCGCAGCACACTGCCTGGCCCTCTGTCGGCAGGAGCAGCCCATCCGTCGCTGCCATGAGCCGGTGACCACAACTCATCGGTGGCCGGCTGTGTGTTCCGGCGGCTGAGGGGCATTCGGACGGCACACGGGCGAAGCATCCCAACTCGAAGGAGGCACTGCCATGTTGGCCATCATCTCCGCAGTCCTGTTCTTCATCGCGTTCCTGATCAACGCGGCGGACATCTCGACCAATGACACCTTCAGC
This DNA window, taken from Streptomyces sp. NBC_00663, encodes the following:
- a CDS encoding ATP-binding protein → MRGATPAGDEFRQRLRHFRTRAGLSQEALSEAAGISVRALADMERGRTLGPQRRTVQALAQALELSADDAARLEQSAALGRPRPRAVAGPAGPNTLALPRDIRDFTARGPALARLLELAAEVGDGEPGGVEPPVSAVSVITGQPGLGKTAFAVHAAYRLAPDFPDGQFALDLRGMDAEPTPPRDALARLLGAMGIADAALPNGLDERAALWRSLLSDRRVLLLLDNAVDEDQVLPLLPGTGSSLTLVTSRNSLAGLGSVHRTDLALLRREEAVELLTRILGPQRVQAEAQAARDLADLCGHLPLAVRIAGQRLLSRPHERLTKLATRLAAEGRRLDGLQAGSLQVRAAFALSYRQLPPDTRTFLRRAALAAGPDFGPETGALLAGLSYDQAVACAEELTDAGLLQSDAVAERYRFHDLLRLYALEQTEAEDGPDVREAALDRTARWMLSRATVAALHYEVHQERSMPAGDPDPETAPVGKSQARAWLEAERAQWLAALHRAHRNAWHREVLDTAEAMHWFSDMTQHWEQWVEVFTCAGDSARALGDRRQEAVHLNYLAWAHNLCAHNPEAALTAADAALVAARDCADGLQEGWALGYGAGALHRQGRVEDAHDRLRESARCLAALDSPESRLAELTMLNTLGNLLRHIGRAAEALEIHRRSEQICRTGIPGRTAELVALYHAVARQQIGNDLVALERWHQAEAPLRQALADFEAAHMPIWAEHARLDLGRALSGTRHPEARQTLLTARDALAALKSPLHIEASAALAALSENGPRPAHAQAIDEAQCSQRENSRS
- a CDS encoding GAF and ANTAR domain-containing protein produces the protein MDWARFAEQMATMARNLLAQDSLTGTLQRITASATELVAGCDASGILVLHGREQGSFAPTEQLVTASDALQRDLGEGPCFDAARHPNGERVYRIPDLTAEIQRWPSFAPQANELGVGSMMGILLFTDADDFGALNFYSRRPGAFTAESELAAWLLASHAAVAFSSARTHAEMEQAVATRHLIGEAMGILMATHHLTEEQAFDALRRYSQETNTKLREVARRVCERGSPI
- a CDS encoding DUF4232 domain-containing protein, giving the protein MTALFTRSTMLAVAGTALALSLTACQSGEDDNAAATSPTSATATVSDGASAAATVTSSAGSTGAGTSSGAADSSTSNDSSGRQTSTSTPVCAAADVTITAAKQDGPPYTHLVLTAKNTSGHSCRLAGFPHVQLLESHKQDVSPVAKSKPAAPVVLSAGAPAYALLKVSDGGTDEDNEPVSAFSVTLEGDSSVIAVSAPGSDGIAADPAQALVGYWTPELRNGADDF